The Enterobacter huaxiensis sequence TTCTGCCTGGTCTCCTTCATTGTGAAAAAAGCCGGTACGGGCTGGCTGGACGTGATGTTCCCGCCCGCGGCGATGGGCGCAATCGTTGCCGTTATCGGCCTGGAGCTGGCGGGCGTTGCGGCGAACATGGCCGGGCTGCTTCCGGCTGAAGGCCAGTCACCGGACTCCAAAACCATCATCATCTCGCTGGTGACGCTGGGCGTGACGGTGTTTGGTTCCGTGCTGTTCCGCGGCTTCATGGCCATTATCCCGATCCTGATCGGCGTGCTGGCGGGCTACGCGCTCTCCTTCGTCATGGGCGTTGTGGATACCACGCCGATTGCCGAAGCGCACTGGTTCGCGCTGCCAACCTTCTACACCCCGCGCTTCGAGTGGTTTGCCATCTTCACCATTCTGCCTGCCGCGCTGGTGGTAATTGCTGAACACGTCGGCCACCTGGTGGTCACGGCGAATATCGTTAAGCGTGACCTGATCCGCGACCCGGGCCTGCACCGCTCCATGTTTGCCAACGGCTTATCGACTATTATCTCCGGCTTCTTCGGCTCCACGCCAAACACCACCTACGGTGAGAACATCGGCGTAATGGCCATCACCCGCGTCTACAGCACCTGGGTTATCGGCGGGGCGGCCATCATTGCCATCCTGCTCTCCTGCGTCGGCAAGCTGGCGGCGGCGATCCAGATCATCCCGGTTCCGGTGATGGGCGGCGTATCTCTGCTGCTGTACGGGGTGATCGGTGCCTCCGGTATTCGCGTGCTGATCGAATCCAAAGTGGATTACAGCAAGGCGCAGAACCTGATCCTGACCTCCGTAATCCTGATCATCGGCGTGAGCGGTGCGAAGGTGCACATCGGTGCCGCAGAGCTGAAGGGCATGGCGCTGGCGACCATCGTCGGTGTAGGCCTGAGCCTGATCTTTAAGCTGATTTCCGTTCTGCGTCCTGAAGAAGACATTCTGGACGCTGACGACAGCGAAAAAGCGTCGCATTGATCCTCATAACGGGCGGATGATCCGCCCGTTTCTCTCCTTCCGGTTCCGTGCTAAACTCGTTGCCGATTTTATGTAATATCTGGTTGAGGTATTTCTGAACGGACCGGCACAGCTCTCTCTGCCACTCTATCTCCCTGACGACGAAACTTTCGCGAGTTTCTGGCCGGGTGATAACCCCTCTTTACTGGCTGCACTGCAAAACGTGCTGCGCCAGGATCACAGCGGATACATCTATATCTGGTCACGCGAAGGTGCGGGACGCAGCCATCTTCTGCATGCTGCCTGTGCTGAACTCTCAGCGCGGGGCGATGCGGTAGGCTATGTGCCGCTGGATAAACGTACCTGGTTTGTACCGGAAGTGCTGGAGGGAATGGAACATCTCTCGCTGGTCTGCATCGACAATATCGAATGCGTGGCGGGTGATGAGCCGTGGGAAATGGCGATCTTTAACCTCTATAACCGCATTCTGGAATCGGGAAAAACCCGGTTGCTGATCACCGGCGATCGCCCACCGCGACAGCTTAACCTCGGGTTGCCGGATTTGGCTTCACGCCTCGACTGGGGGCAAATCTACAAGCTCCAGCCGCTCTCCGATGAAGACAAACTTCAGGCGCTTCAGCTGCGCGCTAAGCAGCGTGGGTTTGAGCTGCCGGAGGACGTGGGGCGGTTCCTGCTTAAACGCCTGGACAGGGAAATGCGCACGCTGTTTGACACGCTCGATCAGCTCGATCGCGCGTCTATTACCGCGCAGCGCAAGCTAACCATTCCGTTTGTGAAAGACATTCTCAAGCTCTAGTTTTGCCGGGTGGCGGCTGCGCCTTACCCGGCCTACGAAAACCCGTCACGCTTTGTAGGCCCGGTAAGCGCAGCGCCACCGGGCTTAACAATCTTCCATCAGATGCTCAACCAAAAGCGGAATCGGCCTTCCCGACGCCACGCTTCGCCCGCTTTCACGCCACAGTGCCGTCCCGCTAATGTCCAGATGCGCCCACGGAATGGTTGGCGGGCAGAAGTGATGCAGCAGCCATGCCGCCGAGGCGCTAATTGCCGCATTGTTCGTCGGCGTGTTGCACAGATCGGCAATGGCGCTGTCGGTCTGCTTCTTCAGACGGGCATCCAGCGGCAGGGACCACACCTCGTCGCCACTCTGCTTACCCGCCAGCGTCAGCGCCGCGCGCAGCGGTTCATCCTGGGTCATCAACCCGCTCAGCTCATACCCCAGCGCTTTCACCACCGCACCGGTTAACGTGGCCATATCAATGATATAGCGCGCCTGCGGGTGGCGCTGGCTTGCCCAGGCGAGAGCGTCTGCAAGCACCAGCCGGCCTTCGGCATCGGTGTTGTTGATTTCAACCGTGGTGCCGTTGCAGGCCGTGGCCACCGTGCCGGGCTGCATGGCGTCCGGCCCGATGGCGTTTTCTGCCAGCGCCAGCACGCCCATGATGCGAACGGGAAGCCCCAGTTCTGCCACGGTCAGCATCAGCCCCAGCACGTTTGCCGCGCCGCACATGTCATATTTCATGGTGTACATGCCCGCGCCTTCCTTCAGCCACAGGCCGCCGGTATCGAACGTAATACCTTTGCCGACGTAGCAGCGCACCGGGCCGTCAGAAACGCCGTCATAGTGGATAGCCAGCAGACGCGGCGGGCAGGTCGCCCCTTTGCCGACGGCGTGCAGCAGCCCCAGGCCTTGCTCAACGATCT is a genomic window containing:
- the uraA gene encoding uracil permease → MTRRAIGVSERPPLLQTIPLSLQHLFAMFGATVLVPILFHINPATVLLFNGVGTLLYLFICKGKIPAYLGSSFAFISPVLLLLPLGYEVALGGFIMCGVLFCLVSFIVKKAGTGWLDVMFPPAAMGAIVAVIGLELAGVAANMAGLLPAEGQSPDSKTIIISLVTLGVTVFGSVLFRGFMAIIPILIGVLAGYALSFVMGVVDTTPIAEAHWFALPTFYTPRFEWFAIFTILPAALVVIAEHVGHLVVTANIVKRDLIRDPGLHRSMFANGLSTIISGFFGSTPNTTYGENIGVMAITRVYSTWVIGGAAIIAILLSCVGKLAAAIQIIPVPVMGGVSLLLYGVIGASGIRVLIESKVDYSKAQNLILTSVILIIGVSGAKVHIGAAELKGMALATIVGVGLSLIFKLISVLRPEEDILDADDSEKASH
- a CDS encoding leucyl aminopeptidase family protein, translating into MITFQFITTLSEADPQSHLIARAACALLPDSALIAEMRDEKNVADTRFGCAPFARITLLPDALWQDSLTEGLVTALRPLLASPVSAEVVLDVTDIDDVVLAQVLRFLFNQAHRLSDLQLKKTSDTVRLERITALCQPEQQDRLTALFRQQQAIARGMVAARRLADTPSDRCTPQFVVEEAQKLCAALPALRCEALDEKQIVEQGLGLLHAVGKGATCPPRLLAIHYDGVSDGPVRCYVGKGITFDTGGLWLKEGAGMYTMKYDMCGAANVLGLMLTVAELGLPVRIMGVLALAENAIGPDAMQPGTVATACNGTTVEINNTDAEGRLVLADALAWASQRHPQARYIIDMATLTGAVVKALGYELSGLMTQDEPLRAALTLAGKQSGDEVWSLPLDARLKKQTDSAIADLCNTPTNNAAISASAAWLLHHFCPPTIPWAHLDISGTALWRESGRSVASGRPIPLLVEHLMEDC
- a CDS encoding DnaA inactivator Hda, whose protein sequence is MNGPAQLSLPLYLPDDETFASFWPGDNPSLLAALQNVLRQDHSGYIYIWSREGAGRSHLLHAACAELSARGDAVGYVPLDKRTWFVPEVLEGMEHLSLVCIDNIECVAGDEPWEMAIFNLYNRILESGKTRLLITGDRPPRQLNLGLPDLASRLDWGQIYKLQPLSDEDKLQALQLRAKQRGFELPEDVGRFLLKRLDREMRTLFDTLDQLDRASITAQRKLTIPFVKDILKL